GGCCGGACATGCCACGTTTATCCGTCCTTCCGGCCTCGGTCGGTGCGTGTTGCAACGCCGGCCGGACCGGCCTGTTCCGGGCTTAGCGTCTCGCCGTCGCCGTCGGCGGGTTGTCGCGTCAGATCAGCTCGAGCAGCTTTTCGTGATGGATCCGCACCCGCACGTCGGCCACGGCCACGGCGCCGGTGACGGCGCGGCCCGTGCGGGAGGTGTCGCGCAGGACCGGATCGGCCAGCGGCAGGCCGCTCGTGCCGACCAGCGCAGCCACCATCGGCTCGTTGGCCTTGCCGCCTCGTGCCAGCACCACGCCGATCTCGCCGGTCGCCAGTTGCACGTAGCTGCCCGGCGGATACATGCCCAGCGTCTTGAGCAGGGCCGACCCCAGCTCGTCGGGTCGCCCGTCGGGGCCGACGCAGGCGTCACGTGCCGCGGCCAGCGGCGACATCGGCGAGCGTGAGGCCCGCCGGCTGACCTTGGCGGTGAAGCGGTCGACCACGCCCAGCAGGCGGGCCAGCCGGCTCGACGAATCGAGCCGGGCGAGCGGCGTCTCGAGCAGGCTGCGGTCGTGGTGCAGGCGCACCACCTTCAACCACCGCGGGTCGCGCACGCCGATCGCCGCCAGTTCGGAGGCCGACCGGAGGGCGTGGCTCTGTATCTGCTCGCGCTGTTCGGGTGTGGGCGGTTCCTTCTGCGTCGCGAGCCGGTCCTGCAGGGCCGTCATCGACAGGTTCATCGTGATCGACGCCAGGCTGAGTGCCTGCACCTCGTCGTCGGTCCACTGCAAGGCGGTGGCCACCCGTGTGCAGATCACCGCGCAGAGTGCGGCGTGGTGGCTGCTGTAGTGGCGAGTCTGGTGCGCGGCGTGCTGGATCATCAGGAACAGCACTTCGTTCGGATGGCTCTCGGCCAGGCTGTTCGAGATCGTCACGGCGAGGTAGAGGCGTTCGAGCCAGCCGCTGTCGCGCTGGCCTTCGCGCAGCAGGGCAGTGACCTGCTGCATCTGGCTCTCCCAGCGCTCGATCAGCGAGATGTTGGTGTCCAGTGCGGACGCGCAGCGCTGCCTCGATGGGCTGTCGCCGCCGGCTCTGCCGAGCGATTCGCGTGTCAGGGCGGCGCCGCTGCCGGTGTCGCGCCAGCGCGCCACGGCGATCTGCTGCAGCGGCGCGTCGTCGAGCATCAGCGCCTGCACCGTCTGGTTGGCCCGCTCCAGCCAGCCTTGGGCCTCGCTGTCATCGGCAAACAGGGCCTTGCTGCGCAGCGTCTGCAGTTGCGCCTCGTGTTCGATCGCAGTGCCGCTGGCGAGCATCAGCATGCCGTTGGCGTCGTAGACCCGGAAGGGCAACGCTGCCCGCAGATGCAGGTGTCGGGGTGACAGTGAGATCAGGGCCATGGTTGTCGCGGTGTGCTGACCTGTCGTATCGGCACGTGCGGGCTCGCGCTTGAGGTGCGGGCCGGCAAAAGAAAACGGGCCTGTGAAGGCCCGTTGAAAGGCATCGCGAAGATGCCGAGGAGGAGATAACCAGAAGAAACCGGGAAACGGCCTGGACGATCCAGGTCAGTGAAGCTGCAGGCCGCCGCTGGCCTTGCCCTTGCCGGCCCGCGCCGGCGGGTTGCACAGGCCGCACACGTAGTGCTTGGCGATCTCGTGCGGGTGGGTCACGAAGTGGCCGCCGCACTTGGAGCAGGCGGTCATCGTGAGCATGCCGTTGTCGACGAACTTGACCAGCCGCCAGGCACGGGTCACCGACAACAGGGGCTCGAGACCCTGCGATTGCGTCTGCTCGAGGTAGAGCTGGTAGGCCTTGATGATGGTGTCGATCTCCTCCATCTCGGCGACCTTGTTCAGGTACTCGTGCGTGTTCAGGAACAGGCTGGCGTGGATGTTGGGCTGCCAGGTCATGAACCAGTCGGTCGAAAAGGGCAGCTGGCCCTTGCTCGGCGACTTGCCGGCGACTTCCTTGTACAGGCGCAGCAGGCGCTCGTAGGACAGGTCGGTCTCCGACTCCAGCACCTGCAGGCGTGCACCGAGCTTGATCAGCGTGATGGCACGCTCGATCTGCTTGGCTTCGGTCAGGATGCTCTTGGCTCGCATGGGGACTCTCCGTCGATGGGGTCCGGTGATTGTCCGTTGCCGTCGTCGAGGGTCAAGTGTTTCAGGCGGCTTCGTGATGGCGGCCGGCCATCAGGATGCTGGCGTGCAGGCGCGAGATGCCGTCGTTGGCGGCGCTCTTGCCGTGGTTGGTGAGCAGGCTCCAGACCAGATCGTCGTCGACGCGCATGCGGCACAGCAGCGTGTTGCCCGAAGCGATCTTCATCATCTGCGACGGCGACAGGGTGTCGAGGATCGTGGCGGTCTCTTCCGACACGCCGAGGCGGAACAGCGCCTGTTCGCGGTCAGCGCGGATCAGGCTCTGAGCGAGCATCAGGTAGGACAGGTTGGCTTCGCGGATTTCGGCAAGGATCTGTTCGGTGTTCATGGCGGGCTCCTGGCGGGGTGGGCTGCAGTTCAGCGATTCGTTTCAACTTGAGATGAAGTGTGAACCGTCGAACTGGCTCGCAACATCAGGTCACTTCTGCCGCTTGAGTCCTTCTTTTTCCATCCGATCTGTCAGGCAAATTCCTACACGGCATCAGCACGGATCGACCGCGGTGACGCCTCGCCCCGTTCTGCCGGGGCCAGTGCTGTCGGTGAATTCAGGCCAGCGCGGTGCTGCGCTGCTGTTGCTGCTGGAGCAGGTGGTGCGACTGCCGCGCCGCGATGGCGGCCAGTTCGGGGTGTTCGGTGCGGAAGCTGCGCGCGCAGTCCGCGTGCATCAGCCCGTCGAACAGGCTCAGCGATTCATGCTGCTCGCCCAGCGCGGCCAGGCTCATCGCGAGGGTGAACTGACTGGCGGCGTGCTGTGGCTCGAGCAGCAGCGCGCGGCGTGCCATCGGCACCGCCGTGGCGAGGTCGCCGCGCTGGAAGGCCAGCGCCGCGGTGTCGGCCAGGATCTCGACATCCTGTGGCGCGGCTTGCACCGCCTGTCGCAGCAAGGCCATCGCCCGGTCGGCATCGCCCGCGCTCAGCGCGCTGCGCGCCTGGTCACGCAAGGATTGCAGGCGAGCGGGCGCGGCCGCCTCGACCCGGCGCGCGTGGCGTGGCGCCGGTTCGCCTTCGGCTCGCGCCAGCAGGGCATCGATCGACGCGACCACGCGCGACAGGCTGGTGGCCATCGGCGTGATCGCCTCGGTCGGGCGCGCGAGTGCTTCGAGGCGCACATAGGGCAGGCCGAACAGGTGCAGCCAGCAGCGTTCGAGCACCCACGGGTAATGCGGGTCGGCCCGGCACAGCGTGGCGATCTGGTCGAGCTGCGGCGCGGCGTCGGCCAGCAGGGCGGCGATCGCCCGGCCGCGTACCGCGAACACGCCACCGTAGGCCATCAGGCCGATGTCGGCGTCGGCCGCGTCTTCGGCCAGGCGCGTCAGGCCGCAGAGTTCGTAGAAATGGGCCGCCAGGTTGGTGCCGTCCGGCAGGTCGTGCTGGCGGCGATGGTGTTCGGCGTGGCGCCAGGCCTGCTCGTCCATGAAATGCACCGAGCCCCAGGTGCACAGGCTGTAGCGCTCCGGGCGTACCGCCATCGCGCCGATCCAGTCGCGCGCGTCGCGCTCGGCCAGCCGATGGGGCGGGATGCCGCGGCCCTGCGCGGTGGTCGGGGCGCCGTGAATCGACAGCGGCTGCACGTCGCCCCAGCGGTGCGGCTTGCGCAGCAGTTCCAGGAAGGCCGGCGCGTGCACGAAGGGATTGCCGGGCGTGAAGACGGTGTGATCGTCCGCGCCGGTGGCGCCGACGGTCTTGAGGTGATGCAGATAACTGGCAGCGCTGGCGCCGCCGCCCTGCATCGGGACGACCTGCGTGCCTTCGGGCAGGCGGCCCGGATCGAGCGGTGCGCCGTGGTTGTAGACCCGCACGCTGCATCGGGCGGGCAGCTGATGCAGCCAGGCCAGGTCTTCGGTGTTGCGAGAGACGACGAGGTGGAGCATGGCGTGACAGGCTGGAAGCGTGAGATCCGTGGGGGCTGCATCGGCAGCCGATGACAGAACTTTAGAGGCGCTACTCCAGCCCGATCATCCGAACAGCGGCACAAAGTGCAACCGACTCGCAACGTTCATGACCGCCCGGATACAGACTCAGGTCGGCGCGTTGTCCAGGTCGACGGCGTCGCCGTCACCGTCGTCGTCCGGCAGACCGCCGAAATCGGCCTGCATCGTGCGGGCGGTCATGCGTTCGGCCAGCGAGGTGGTGGTCCTGGCCAGCCGCACGCGCATGAAGTGGGCGCCCTCCTGTCGGCACGGTTGCAGGCGCGCGTCCAGGTAGATCAGCTCGCGCAGCGCGAAGCGGTGCTCGAACCAGCCGAGATACCAGAACCAGTCGGTGTAATAGAGCCAGGAGTTCTCGTTGAGCGCGCGCACGTGGGTCGGGTCCTGCCACGCGGTGGGCGCGCGCTCGTAGGGCACCTCGATGTCCATCACGCCGCCGTCGGCCAGCAGGCGCAGGCAGTTGCCCATCAGGCGCGGCAGGTCGCTCACGTGTTCGAGCACGTTGTTGGCGTAGATGCGCGTCAGGCCGCCGGCATGCAGCTCGGTCGGGCCGGTCTGCGGGCTGTCGATGTGCAACGGCAGCGACAAGGGTTGAGCCAGGTCGAGCAGGGCGTCGGGCTGCGCGCTGGCGAGGATGTCGACGTTGAGCCAGCCCGGCTTGTAGTCCTTGCCCGAGCCGATGTGCAGGCGGGTCGGTCGCCAGGGCTCGCCCGCCATCTGCTGCTGGTGCACCTGCCGGTAGCCGGCGGCGAAGGCCAGCAGCTCGGCGTAGTCGCCGATCACGTCGTGCGTGGCAAAGGCCGCCAGCTGCTGCGCCGAGGCGGCGTGGAACTGCGGCGTGTCGAACTGCGTGCGCAAGAAGTCGTCGATGCGTTCGACGTCGAGCCAGTGCACGCTGTCCTCGAACTGCGCCGGCACCGCGCTGCCGGGGCCGCGCTCGGAGATCACCGGCGTGCCCAGCGACAGGCACTGGAACACCCGCGCCTGCTCGAAACGCGCGGTCGGATAGAAATGCAGGTTGAGCACAGCCTTGGCGCGCATCACCAGGGCGTCGCGTTCCGGGCCGTAGACGGGGCCGTCGAGCAGCGTGACGCTGCGGCCGCTGCGCTCGAGACGCTCGATCAGCGCGCGCCGGCGTTCGTTCATCGAGCCGAAGAACAGCAGGTCGATCGGTCGATCGGCCAGCGGCAGCACCTCGGCGGGCTGCAGATAGGGCGCGTGGGCGAAGCCGAAGATCGGCACGTCGTCGGCACGCGCCTGGTAGGCGGCGACGTTGTCGGCGTGGTAGTCGACCACCGCCGAGCCGGCCAGCAGCTGCAGGTAGGCGGGCTTGACGGCCGCGCCCTCGGCGCCGAGCTGCTCGAGGTTGACGAAGATGCAGCTGTGGCGCTGGCGCAGGCCGGCATCGAAACCGAGGTGCGCGCCGAACACGAAGTTGACCGCGTCGTGGCGCAGCCGGTTCTTGGCCAGCGTGACGCTGGCACCCATGCGGCGGAACTGGTGCCTGAAGAACCGCGCCTGGTCGATGAAACCGAGCGCATGGACATAGCCCGACGGCTGGACGATGCACAGGTGGACGTGGGGGAGTTGCATGCGGGGCGCTCGTGAAGGTGGGGCGTGGATGCCGGCTCAGCGCGCGGCCGGCTCGGCGGCGGCCAGCGGCACAGGGGGCAGGCCGGCGTCCTGGCGCGCGACCATGCGCTCGATCAGGGCCTGCCAGTCGGTGGCGAAACGGGCGCCGTCGAACAGCGTCGAGGCCTCGCTCGCACGGGCCAGACGGTCGCGCAGATCCTGGCGGGCGGCGTCGCTGCGGCTGAGTTCGATGGCGCGGTCGACGTAGGTCGCGAGGTCGTCGCAGATCAGCTCGTCCAGCCCCAGCGTGTGAACCAGGCTTGCGGCCACCCGTGCCGCGAAGTTGCGGCCCGTCAAGGTCAGCACCGGCACGCCCGCCCACAGCGCATCGCTGGTGGTGGTGTGACCGCTGCAGGGGAAGGTGTCGAGGATCAGGTCGGCCTGCGGCAGACGCGCGCGGTGGGATTCGATGTCGACGAACGGCGCAAAGACGACGCGCTGCGGGTCGACGCCGTGGCCGGCGGCCACCTCGCGCAGGCGCGCCTGGGTGTCGGCGTCGGGCACCAGCATCCACAGCAGCGCGCGCGGCTGCGCGGCCAGGATCCGGCACCAGGCGGCAAACACCTCGGGCGTGGTCTTGTACGACTGGTTGAAGCTCGCCAGCACCAGCGCATCGTCGGGCAGGCCGCAGCGCTGGCGGCTCCAGGCGACGGGGCGCGAGCGCTGGCCGTCGTTGGGCTGATAGCAGTGCGGCATCTGGGCGATCGCCTCGGTGAAGTCGCCCTGGTGCGCGAGCGGCGTGACGATCGGGTCGCCGATCAGGTAGTCGATGCCCGGCTCGCCGCTGGTGCCCGGGTAACCCAGCCACGCGACCTGCAGCGGCGCCGGGCGCTGCGCCATCACGTCCAGGCGGTGCCCGGCGGTGTAGCCCTTGAGGTCGAACAGCACGCCGATGCGGTCCTGCCGGATCTGCTCGACCAGCCGCTCGGTCGACCAGCCGCGCACTTCATGCACCCGGGTGGCGGTGGCCAGCACGCGGGCCCGGGTGGCCGAGCGGTCGTCGGGGCCGCCGCTGTAGAAATGCAGCTCGAAGCGGCTGCGGTCGATGTGTTCGAGCGCCTGCACCAGCAGGAAGCTGGTGGCATGGTGGTGGAAGTCGGACGAGATCAGCCCGAGCCGGATCCGGCCGTCAGCGCGTGGCACCGGCTGGGCGCTGCGCGGCACGGCGGCGGTGCGGCCGGTGGCGCCGGAGTTTTCGGCTGCCCAGCGCAGCAGGGCGGCGTCGTCGCTCAGGCCGAGCAGGCAGAAGGGGCTGAAATCCTGCAGCGGCGTGCCCGGTGGCAGTGCGCGCGCCGCGGTCACGGCCAGCTGCAGGCGCTGCAGGTCGTCGGGCAAGGCCGTCCAGTCGCAGGCCCAGGCGGCGTAGTGCGCCGCATACAGGGCGTTGGCGACGGCCAGCGGATCGGCATCGAGCCCCATGCGGAAACACACCGCCGCTTCGGCGTGGCGCTTGAGGGTGGCCAGGCTGTGCCCCAGCATCAGGCTGGCGCTGCGCCTGAGCATGACGACGTTGCCGTCATCGCGGCGCGCCGCGCTGTTGGCGAGCATCAGGGCCTGCAGGCAGGGCTGGACGGCATCGGCTGCGCGGCCCAGGTGGAACAGCGCCTGGCCACGAGCCAGGTGCCAGGCCGCGGGCAAATCGCTTGGCGCGACGGCGGCGGCATGTTCATCCAGTGCCGCGAGCACCTCCTGGTGGGCGCGCGTGGCGTGCAGGCCGTCGATCAGGAACTGGCAGTAGGCCCACTGCGCCGGGTCGAGCCGGGTGGCCCGGCGTGCGGCGTCGGTGCAGGCCTGGCGGGCGCCGAGCGCCTTTTCGCTGCGCGCCAGATTGATCCAGTAGAGCGCCTCGTCCGGGGCATCCTGCACGGCGCGGGTGAAGGCGGCGCGGGCGGCCTTGTGGCGCGCCTTGGCGTGGTGCTCGCAGCCCTCGCGCCAAGCCCGCTGCGCGCGCTGGCTGCGCGCCGCCACGGCACGCGGGTTCGGGCGGGGCGACTGTGCGGCGGCAGGAGCGGTCATGGCGGGCGATGGCGTGGCGGGCATCGCTTCACTGTATTCAAGTCGGGGCCTGCTGGAACCGATGAAATGGCCTGTGCCAGGGCGGCAGTTCGCGCCTGGGCGCCGCCTTGCGCGGCGCGTCGGCGGGGACGGTCTGCAAGATTTTTACGGGGCCCGGCCTAAAGTTTCCGGGCGCCGGGGCCGAAAACAAAATCAACGGGTCGCAGATCAGATCCGTGGTCCGGTAAGCCGGCTGATGCAGAAAACGACCTCCGGGTCAGAGGCTGCACCCAGGCTGACGAGCGCCGGACAACAGTCCAGACCGAAAGGTCTGGGGCAATCTCAACGGCGCTCAAGGCCGGGTTCACCAACGGTTCGCCGCAACCTTCTTAGGAGTTCAAAATGGCTTCCACGATCAATTCGAACATCATCTCGATGAATGCGCAGCGCAACCAGGCCGCTTCGCAAAGTTCGCTCTCCACCTCGATGCAACGCCTGTCGTCGGGCTTGCGTGTCAACAGCGCCAAGGACGATGCCGCCGGTCTGGCGATCGCCGAGCGCATGAACGCTCAGGTCAAGGGCATGAACGTGGCGGTGCGCAACTCCAACGACGCGATCTCGCTGACGCAGACCGCTGAAGGCGCGCTTGGCAAGGTGGCCGATTCGCTGCAGCGCATGCGTGAACTGGCGGTCCAGTCGGCCAACGCCACCAACAGCGACAGCGACCGCGACTCGCTCGACAAGGAGTTCGGCGAGCTGGCCAAGGAAATCCAGCGCGTGATGGGTGGCACCACCTTCAACGGCAAGGCGGTGCTCGGTGCCGATGCGGGTGACCAGGACTTCCAGGTCGGTGCCAACACCACCAGCGACGACACCATCACGATCACCACCGCCGACATGACCGCCGACGCCAGTCTGACGGCGGTCGCGGGCACCGACAACACCGGCGCCGGCCGCGCGGTGATCGACAGCACCACCAACGGCACGGTCGACACGGTGATCGACGACATCGACGCCGCGCTCGACAAGGTCAACTCCGAGCGCGCCACGATGGGTGCCTCGCAGTCGCGCTTCGACTCGGTGATCTCGAACCTGCAGGTGTCGGTGGAGAACCAGTCGGCGGCCCGCAGCCGCATCATGGACGCGGACTTCGCCTCGGAAACCGCCAACCTGAGCCGTGCGCAGATCCTGCAGCAGGCCGGCAACGCGATGATCGCGCAGGCCAACCAGCTGCCCCAGCAGGTGATGTCGCTGCTGCGCTGACCGACACCGCCCCGGGCCGGCCCGGGGTTGCGGATCCGGCCGCGACCGCGGCCCTCACGACGCCACCACGCGCAAGCGCTGGTGGCGTCGGCCGTTGCGGATCTCGACTTTGCCGGTCTCGGAACTGCCGCCGGTTTTGCCTCTTTCTCGGCGAATTGCCGGGGGGTGGTGCTGCCCACAATCGATCCCACAGAAGTTCACACGTGCTTCTGCCGCACCGGGCGGCGCCCGGCAACGTCACCCCAGTTGCTTGGGGCTGCATCGGCAACACGCCATTGCCGCCATCACGTGGGAATCATTCGGAGTGAATCAGCATGGCCCAGACGATCAACACCAACATGGCATCCCTGAATGCCCAGCGCAACCAGGCGGCCTCGCAGATGTCGCTGGCCACCTCGATGCAGCGCCTGTCTTCGGGCCTGCGTGTCAACAGTGCCAAGGATGACGCCGCCGGCCTGGCGATCGCCGAGCGCATGAACGCGCAGGTCAAGGGCATGAACGTCGCGGTGCGCAACGCCAACGACGGCATCTCGATGGCGCAGACCGCCGAAGGCGGCCTGGGCAAGGCCGCCGATGCCCTGCAGCGCATGCGGGAACTGTCGGTGCAGTCGGCCAACGCGACCAACAGCGACACCGACCGCGATTCGCTCGACAAGGAATTCGGCGAGCTGGCCAAGGAAGTGCAGCGCGTGCTGGGTGGCACC
This portion of the Leptothrix cholodnii SP-6 genome encodes:
- a CDS encoding HD-GYP domain-containing protein, translating into MALISLSPRHLHLRAALPFRVYDANGMLMLASGTAIEHEAQLQTLRSKALFADDSEAQGWLERANQTVQALMLDDAPLQQIAVARWRDTGSGAALTRESLGRAGGDSPSRQRCASALDTNISLIERWESQMQQVTALLREGQRDSGWLERLYLAVTISNSLAESHPNEVLFLMIQHAAHQTRHYSSHHAALCAVICTRVATALQWTDDEVQALSLASITMNLSMTALQDRLATQKEPPTPEQREQIQSHALRSASELAAIGVRDPRWLKVVRLHHDRSLLETPLARLDSSSRLARLLGVVDRFTAKVSRRASRSPMSPLAAARDACVGPDGRPDELGSALLKTLGMYPPGSYVQLATGEIGVVLARGGKANEPMVAALVGTSGLPLADPVLRDTSRTGRAVTGAVAVADVRVRIHHEKLLELI
- a CDS encoding flagellin — protein: MASTINSNIISMNAQRNQAASQSSLSTSMQRLSSGLRVNSAKDDAAGLAIAERMNAQVKGMNVAVRNSNDAISLTQTAEGALGKVADSLQRMRELAVQSANATNSDSDRDSLDKEFGELAKEIQRVMGGTTFNGKAVLGADAGDQDFQVGANTTSDDTITITTADMTADASLTAVAGTDNTGAGRAVIDSTTNGTVDTVIDDIDAALDKVNSERATMGASQSRFDSVISNLQVSVENQSAARSRIMDADFASETANLSRAQILQQAGNAMIAQANQLPQQVMSLLR
- the flhD gene encoding flagellar transcriptional regulator FlhD — translated: MNTEQILAEIREANLSYLMLAQSLIRADREQALFRLGVSEETATILDTLSPSQMMKIASGNTLLCRMRVDDDLVWSLLTNHGKSAANDGISRLHASILMAGRHHEAA
- the flhC gene encoding flagellar transcriptional regulator FlhC, translated to MRAKSILTEAKQIERAITLIKLGARLQVLESETDLSYERLLRLYKEVAGKSPSKGQLPFSTDWFMTWQPNIHASLFLNTHEYLNKVAEMEEIDTIIKAYQLYLEQTQSQGLEPLLSVTRAWRLVKFVDNGMLTMTACSKCGGHFVTHPHEIAKHYVCGLCNPPARAGKGKASGGLQLH
- a CDS encoding tetratricopeptide repeat protein; amino-acid sequence: MLHLVVSRNTEDLAWLHQLPARCSVRVYNHGAPLDPGRLPEGTQVVPMQGGGASAASYLHHLKTVGATGADDHTVFTPGNPFVHAPAFLELLRKPHRWGDVQPLSIHGAPTTAQGRGIPPHRLAERDARDWIGAMAVRPERYSLCTWGSVHFMDEQAWRHAEHHRRQHDLPDGTNLAAHFYELCGLTRLAEDAADADIGLMAYGGVFAVRGRAIAALLADAAPQLDQIATLCRADPHYPWVLERCWLHLFGLPYVRLEALARPTEAITPMATSLSRVVASIDALLARAEGEPAPRHARRVEAAAPARLQSLRDQARSALSAGDADRAMALLRQAVQAAPQDVEILADTAALAFQRGDLATAVPMARRALLLEPQHAASQFTLAMSLAALGEQHESLSLFDGLMHADCARSFRTEHPELAAIAARQSHHLLQQQQQRSTALA